ATAACTTCAAAGGAATTTTCATAAAGAGGGTTTTCTTTTAATATAAAGCCTTTCTTTATTAATCTTTCCTTCAAAAAATTTTTATCAGTTTTTAAAATATTAACTCTTAAAGTTTTAGGGAATTCATCCTTAACAGATTCAAAAAATTCCTTTGTTTCCTTAGAACCAATGAGTTTAACAAGGTAAGAATAAAAGGAGGTATTTTCAAACAAGATTTCTTGCAAGTTCCCTTATGTTAAGAGCACTTTCCTTTATTTTTATTGCAGAGTTTATTACCTTTAAATCTTCCGTTTTCTGAGAAATTGTATTTGCTTCTTTTAAAATTTCCTGTCCATAAAAATCCAGTTTTTTACCCCATGGTCCATCTTTATTTTTTAAAATTCTCATAATACTTTTTATATGAGAGCCTATTCTAACAATTTCCTCATTTATTTTCTCACCATTCATCTTTTCTAAATTAAACCCAATTTTTTTTATTTCCCTTTCAATTGCTTTTTTTATTTCTTCTCCCTCCTTTAATCTTTTTTCTTCAAGTTCTATTAGGGCTTTTTTTAAAAGTCTTTTTAAAAGTATCCATATTCTTTTTTCAGGATAAATAAATTTAACAAGACCAGGAATTTTGAATGGGTCAATGGTAAATAGTAAATTCTTTTTACTTTTAAGTTTTATATCTTTAATTAAATTTTCATTAATTTTGAATCTCAATCCTGTTTCGGGAAAATTAATTTTAACTATGAATTTTCCATCCTTTAAATTTTTTTCAAGAAAATTTCTTACCTTTGCTTCTATTCCAGGGATTTCTGGCTGTAAAATAACTTTAAACTCAGAACCTAATGAATTTAAAGATATAATTTCAAGTTTACAGAAAATATTACCTTCTCTTCCCGATTTCGTGCTTACACCTGTCATACTTTTTATTCCCTTTTTAATTTTCATTCCATTAAAACATATTCAAAAAGTAAATCAGATATAAAGAAATAAAGAACATCAAAGAAAAAAAGAAAGAAAACATAGTTTAAATTAAAAATTTTCTCTTCAAGCAAAAGAGTTAAACTTTTTGTGACTGAGATGAAAGGAGGAACAAATAGGGGTAATAAAATTATAGGTAATAAAAATTCCCTTGCTTTTGATGAGAAAGTGAGAAAGGATAAAAGTGTCCCCAGAATTGAAAACCCAAAGGAAAATAAAATTAGAATTATAAAAAAGGGTAAAAAGGGGGGAAAATCAACATTAAGGAAAATTGAGAAAATTACCATTAAAATAAAACCTGAAATTAGCTGAAATAGAAACATGGAAAGGGTTTTTGAAATGAAGATATAATTTCTCGGAATAGGAAATGTTAAAAGAGAGTATATTCCACCAGTTTCAAATTCCATTGAACTTATTCTTTCAAATCCAATCATTCCTGCAAAAATAAAGGATAAAAAGTAGAAAAAGGAAAAAAGCTTTAAATCTTCAATTCTTTCAATTCCAAAACTCAAAAGAAAAAGTAATAAAAAGGAGAAAAGAAGGTAAGGTATAATTATTTCTTTTGTTCTAAATTCAAGTAAGATATCTTTTTTAATTAAATGGATTATATACTTCAAAAATCAAACTACCTCAAGTTTTCTTAAACACTTTGTGCATACTCTAACTTTTTTAATTTTTCCGTTTATTTTTGCCCTTCTTGTGTGTAAATTAACCTTAAATTTTCTTGGTGTGACCCTGTGAGAATGGGAAATTTGTCTTCCAATAATTGTTTTTTTTCCACAGATTTCACATTGCATTGCCATTTTTCTTCCTCCTTTAATTTTTAATTATAATAAAAATAAATAAAATTTTCAACCTGAAAGAAGAAGTTTAGTACCAGAGGAACATATAAGGAAATTGATAAAAAAATAGCATTCTTAAAAGATAAAGTATTTTATTTATCTTCTCTCACCCTTTGCCCATAGGTGATTTCTTACAAAAATTGTTCTGTAATATAAAATATTTTTAACCCTAAATAAATCTTTATTTTAAAATTAAAATTTAACAATAGTGAATATCCTTTGCACTTATTTTAGGAATTCTTGCTTTAATCCAACCCCTATCTTATTTTACAAATAAACTCATACAAAATGAGAATAAAAGAGCAAAGAAAATTACTGGGAGACAGAAAGGATGTTTGATGAGGTAAATAAAACCTGAAATAATTCTATCATAAGTTATTAAAAGATCTTAATTAATTGAACTATCTTAAATGTCTTATAATTTCCAATACTTCTCTATGTCTTTCCTCTGCATTCTTTTCCATAACTCTTAAAGTCTCATCCATTTTATAAAGCATCTCACTTATTTTTTCTAAAATCTCTGATTGCTTATTTAGAATTTCTGTGTGCCTATTTATCGTTTCTGATTGCTTATTTAACATTTCTGCCATCTTATTTAACATTTCTGTTTGCTTATTTAACATTTCAGTTTGTTTATTTAGCATTTCAGTTTGCTTATTTAGCATTTCTGATTGCTTATTTAGCATTTCAGTTTGCTTATTTAGCATTTCTGATTGCTTATTTAATGTTTCTGTTTGCTTGTTTAATATTTCTGATTGCTTATTTAATGTTTCTGTTTGCTTGTTTAATATTTCAGTCTGTTTGTTTAGCATTTCAGTATGTTTATTTAAAATTTCATTCTGTTTATTTAGCATTTCATTTTGTTTACTTATCATTTCCTTCATCCATCTGCCATTACTCCATGCAAGATAAGTTAAAACTCCTGCAAGAAGGGTCAGTCCTATTCCAAATATTTCCATAGTATAAAATTATAAAGAAAAAATGCATTAAATACCAATTTTATTAGAATACCCTTCCTTTTTCTTTCTCCTAATTTTAATTTATTTTCCAGTTTACCTTGTGATTATAACTTTAAAAGGTTTATTCTCTTTGTTATATTTTAAAAAGTAAATGCCAGAGCAAATTCCATCAATGGATAATGAAATTCTTGAATTTGATTTGCTCACTCTATAAGTTCTAACTTTCTCACCAAGAACATTATAAAGTTCAAATTGACTTATTTTATCTTTAATCAAATGATTTGATTCAATCTTTATCTCATTTTTAACAACATTACCTAATAACCTGAATTCTTCTTTTGAAAAATCGTTTTCCTCTATTCCATATCCATAAAACTTGTAAATCTGTAAACCAGCATAATAATCAGCTACATAGGCGTAATTTTCTGAAACATAAACACCTTCTGCCCATTCAGGTGTCTGATAGTATCCTACTTCATATGGTGAAGAAGGATTTGAAACATTTATTATCCTTAAACCAGAATTCCCATCAGCAACATAGGCATAATTGTCTGAAACATAAACACCCTGTGCATAGCCAGGTGTATCATAATATCCTACTTCATATGGTGAAGAAGGATTTGAAATATCTATTATCCTTAAACCAGAACCTCCATCAGCAACATAGGCATAATTGCTCGAAACATAAACACCCTGTGCATAGCCAGGTGTATCATAATATCCTACTTCATATGGTGAAGAAGGATTTGAAATATCTATTATCCTTAAACCAGCCCTCTCATCAGCAACATAGGCATAATTGCTCGAAACATAAACACCTAATGCAGCTCCAGGTGTATCATAATATCCTACTTCATATGGTGAAAAAGAATTTGAAACATCTATTATCCTTAAACCAGAACCCTTATCAGCAACATAGGCATAATTGCCCGAAACATAAACACCTATTGCATCGTCAGGTGTATAATAATATCCTACTTCATATGGTGAAGAAGGATTTGAAATATCTATTATCCTTAAACCAGCATAATAATCAGCAACATAGGCATAATTGCTTGAAATATAAACACCTAATGCAGCTCCAGGTGTATCATAATATCCTACTTCATATGGTGAAAAAGGATTTGAAACATTTATTATCCTTAAACCAGCCCTCCCATCAGCAACATAGGCATAATTGCTCGAAACATAAACACCTATTGCATCGTCAGGTGTATAATAATATCCTACTTCATATGGTGAAGAAGGATTTGAAACATTTATTATCCTTAA
This sequence is a window from candidate division WOR-3 bacterium. Protein-coding genes within it:
- a CDS encoding T9SS type A sorting domain-containing protein, with the protein product MLVFILINLINTGINYKPWKLFPPSEIEVKAGFDSMNVRFIGNWPFGPSFAVSFDPSRNLVFLGSGGGVYILNVSNPSNPQKVSEKIYTRGFVWGLFYEPVNKRLYIATEQGGLEIWDVTDASNPIKLGHYFTPSYSYGVYVSGNYAYVTDYYAGLRIINVSNPSSPYEVGYYNTPGYPLGVHISGNYAYVADGISGLRIIDVSNPSSPYEVGYYYTPGWAWGVYVSGNYAYVADGGSGLRIIDVSNSSSPYEVGYYDTPGAAQGVYVSDNYAYVADGNSGLRIINVSNPSSPYEVGYYYTPDDAIGVYVSSNYAYVADGRAGLRIINVSNPFSPYEVGYYDTPGAALGVYISSNYAYVADYYAGLRIIDISNPSSPYEVGYYYTPDDAIGVYVSGNYAYVADKGSGLRIIDVSNSFSPYEVGYYDTPGAALGVYVSSNYAYVADERAGLRIIDISNPSSPYEVGYYDTPGYAQGVYVSSNYAYVADGGSGLRIIDISNPSSPYEVGYYDTPGYAQGVYVSDNYAYVADGNSGLRIINVSNPSSPYEVGYYQTPEWAEGVYVSENYAYVADYYAGLQIYKFYGYGIEENDFSKEEFRLLGNVVKNEIKIESNHLIKDKISQFELYNVLGEKVRTYRVSKSNSRISLSIDGICSGIYFLKYNKENKPFKVIITR
- the rpmB gene encoding 50S ribosomal protein L28 — translated: MAMQCEICGKKTIIGRQISHSHRVTPRKFKVNLHTRRAKINGKIKKVRVCTKCLRKLEVV
- a CDS encoding heme exporter protein CcmB, coding for MKYIIHLIKKDILLEFRTKEIIIPYLLFSFLLLFLLSFGIERIEDLKLFSFFYFLSFIFAGMIGFERISSMEFETGGIYSLLTFPIPRNYIFISKTLSMFLFQLISGFILMVIFSIFLNVDFPPFLPFFIILILFSFGFSILGTLLSFLTFSSKAREFLLPIILLPLFVPPFISVTKSLTLLLEEKIFNLNYVFFLFFFDVLYFFISDLLFEYVLME
- a CDS encoding DUF1732 domain-containing protein, which produces MKIKKGIKSMTGVSTKSGREGNIFCKLEIISLNSLGSEFKVILQPEIPGIEAKVRNFLEKNLKDGKFIVKINFPETGLRFKINENLIKDIKLKSKKNLLFTIDPFKIPGLVKFIYPEKRIWILLKRLLKKALIELEEKRLKEGEEIKKAIEREIKKIGFNLEKMNGEKINEEIVRIGSHIKSIMRILKNKDGPWGKKLDFYGQEILKEANTISQKTEDLKVINSAIKIKESALNIRELARNLV